The genome window ACAATGCAATAGAGATGGATAAATTGTTTGATGTCATTGAATATGAAAGATAaatacttaatatatatatgtgtgcgcgcgcgcgcgcgtgttaAAATATCAACCAACAATCCCTAGATCAtgaggctctgataccatgtataAAATAAAACAGACCTGTGTGTGTTTATCGTTACTAAAACATATGCTGGTGAGCCCACAAAGTCCATATCATTTCACActtttgttttgtaaaactaGAAGAGCTAATCACTAAATGAGAATGTTCAGAGTATTTATCCTGAATGTGTACAAAGGAATTAAAAGCTAACTAACAATAGAGGTGGTAGCTAGAAAATAGGTGAAACTCCTACCTCAACTCCACTTCTACGTGATCACCTAAAATAATGCTACTGTTGATGACTATGTCAAACTAAACaaataactaaaacacattaaaacaattaaaacaagtTTAGATGAATTTTCCAACAGCTGCTACTTCCCCTTCATAATATGCTGATGACTTGGCCTACACAAGATCGCCTATTTGATCCCTTGCAATTATatgttaaaaagataatttgtaTTTCCTATAAACCAAGTATCCAAAATATTCTAGTCCTAGAGTCATGATCAATGTTTAGTGTATGAAACCAAGAGTCTCCAAATTATTCATATATCTAATTAATGATGAATTCTAGGAAGATTCTAGATATTTTGTCTATCGATATACAGACTGTTATACCAGCACATGTaaattattaagaaaaataaaatcttatgtTTTCTTCAAGTTCTGTACCCAACATATTTGGTATCAGAGATGTTAATATCTCACTCCTAAAATACATAAATCATATTAGTTCTCCTATAAAGTATCATGGCaacaaataattattcaatATTCAGCTATGCATAAAACAGTATTCCCATTTTCAATGGTGAAAGTTATGACTTCTGGAGCATTCAAATGAGGACACTGTTTATGTCtcatgatttatgggaattagtTGTAGAGGGGTACGAAGCAACGGCAACTTAGGGGGAGATAACGCCGTGGACAGCGGCTAAGAAAACTGAATtcagaaataaaagaaaagggatGCAAGAGCTCTTCTATATATTCAACAAGGAGTCAGCAAAGCCATTATTCCGCATAAAATGAGTGCTAAAACttcaaaagaagcatgagagTTTCTGAAGAAACAGTTTCAAGGATATGACAAAGTGATCTCTGTAAAACTTCAATCACTTTGGAAAAAATCTGATAATTTGCAGATGAAGGAAAGTGAAACTATTTCTGAATTTTTCTCCACATTTTCAACCATAACAAATCAGATTATAAGTTATGGTAATAGCTCAGAAGACAAAAGGATTGTGATAAAAGCCTCCCTGCAAAATTTCAACATGTGGTAGTAGCCATTGAAGTTTCTAAAGATCTGGCAACCCATACTCTTGATGAACTGATGGGTGCTCTTGAAGCACATAAAGAAAGAATACAAAGATTTGAAAATCAGCCTATAGATCAAGCTTTGAAAATCAGCCTATAGATCAAGCTTTTCAAGCAAAAATGAACATCTCTGATAAGAGGGAAGTTGCACATCAAGATGGTAACAAAAGGAGCAGCTGCAACAACCAAAGCAGCAACAGAAGAAGAAATCAAATTTGGCAAACACAAGAGGCAGAGGAAAGAGGTACAATTTTAATAAcagaaacaataatttaaaatgcATTATATGTAACAAGACAAATCATGAATCAAGAAATTGAATCTTTTATTGTAAAAGATGCAAAATTCCAAATTATTCTCAGAAGGATTGATGGTTTCAAAATAGAGTTCAAGATAATTTCTCAGAGCGGGATGGAGATACACAAGtaattttttcatgcatgaatACACAACTGCAACAACACCACTGCTGGTATATTGACAGTGCTTCCAGTAATCATATGTTCGGAATTCGAGAGCTATTTGCAGAATTTGATGAAAGTCAACATAGATTCCCGATCCTGACCCACACTGTAATGACATTTTTTCCTCAGACGGTAGAAGGTAAGGTAATAGCAAGCCCAACTAAAAAACTCCGATTTATTAGATTGATTAGTAGATATCTATATGGGGTTTTGATTTGAACTttgtttttgatgatatttcatATTTGCCCAAATATCTTCCAAGTCTTGATATAAACTGTCAGCGAAATACCTTTCAAACTTTATACAAAACAATTGACGACTAAATTACCAATGACTCATATTTACTAATAGCAGATTATTTTCTAGCAGgtagcaatttttttttataaaggagcactttattttagtttttgcaATCCATACATGCTTATGAAACACAACAAACGGAGGGAAATTCGTCTTTTCTGGCTTCCTTCTCCCCTAATATATGGgtttaaaaatcatttattgACAACCTCTACTATAATACCAGCGGAAGACACTTTCAAAACCAAACTAAACCCGATGATCACTCACATCAAGCACCACAAATATCTGGACAATAACTTAAGGCTGAACACCAAAAACACCTATGACCAAATTCAATAAACTGCAGTGGTACAAGCGTGTAATATTGGCTCAACCCGCAAATCAAGAAAAGGTATAAACTTACGAACCTTCACAATCggccacacatatatatatccgaTCACAACGCAAGCGCTTCAAATCAAGGACTGTGCAGAGCAATGGGCGATAGCAGGTGCTTTCAATTCAGGACCGTATAGACCAATGACAATGACAGAGATGAGGAACACATATATTGTCGCCGCGCACCGCAGGAAAAGAACAGAAATCGTGTATGGGCAAGATTCAAAGCACGTCTGGAACTTATTGCAGGATATtagatttttggaaaatatcgTAGTATTGTAGATTTGTGCTGTTaggaattataatttaaattagctattattaataattatattagggGTTTACCTAGTCCACAGTGGTTGGTCCCTTATATTTAGGAGTGTGCTTGCTTATTTGTTTTCTGTTTAGAGGTCGTGGGAGTGTTCCACATATTATGCTAAGTGGGTATATGTCCACTAGCAGTGTGTTTCTATTTAAGCATTGTATTTCCATTCAGTTTGATAATGAAAAAGAACAAGACTTCTTCCTGTTCTATCTATGCATAAGCAGCAAGCTTAgtagttattaaatttttattcaacatCTGGTATCAGAGCTTGAGGGAGTATCAAGGCTTAACAGCCTTCCCTATGGTTTCTTGGAGGGATAACGATTCATTTCGAGAAGAAGCTCCATGCTGGAATGAAGCTGAAGGCCAGGAAGAAGTCCCAAGAAAAGCATCAACAGAGAAGCAAACAAGAAGAATCGTTTGTCACTTACAGGGGTTTAGAGGTGCAGAGGCCCATTCACTCGAGGCCCATTCACCATATTTAACACTCACGTTGTAGCACTGGAATGTGGTAGAATCTTGGAGGCAGAAATAGCAATATTTACTTGGTTATTTCTGGGCTGTATTAAAAGAAGTGTACGGAGTGTCAATATGCAGTGTGTGAAAGTCGGGAAACAGGAGGAGGTTTGGATGGTCGGAACTGTCGACTTTGTGTGGACTGTGTGCATGCATGTAGGTGGTAACATGCTGATGAACAGGATGCCAGACGGGCAAAACAAAAGGCCAGACGGGCCAGCCAAACAAAAGGCCACACGGGTTAAGTTGAAAGCCATACCGGCTTGTGAAGAATAGTCATACGGACTCAGAAGAATAGCTATACGGGCTCAGTTTAAAAGCCATACGGGCTGGGAGGATTTCTTCAGGAAAATTTAGAttaagggggagattgttgggattttaatcaaaattttatgtttacgttatgttttgtttatttgaataaGTCAGCCTGGTTCACAGCGTATTAGGATTAGTACGTGGAAGTAGTAGTCAGTTAGGTAGTTGTTTGTTTAGTTCTATTTAAACTCTTGTAATCTTTTTATTATGCAGAAGATATACAATGTAGTCTCAGGAGTTTATTGGctcttgtacatatatattttcatcttGGTTTTTATATGAAGTTATCATTTTAGTAGTTTAATTTTAACATGTCAAAGTGTGCTCATATGGGCATTTTTGAAAACCTTGCTTGAGAAAGTAGGCATTTATACGATTGTACCAGGCTCTTGGGGCCTGTTTTAAGCCATAAAGTGCCTTCTTCAACCGCATAACTTTATTTTCTTCTCCTGTCTTGACATACCCCGGAGGCTGATCCACGTATACTTCTTCATTCAATTCGCCATGTAGGAATGCCGACTTGACATCTAGCTGAAAAATAGGCCAAGAATTCAGAGCAGCTAAAGAGATTACAGAACGGATAGTTTCTTGCCTTGCAACCGGAGCGAAAACCTCTCCGTAATCAACGCCATATTCTTGCTTGTATCCCTTTGCTACTAAACGAGCCTTGTGCTTGTCAACTTCGCCTTTCTCATTCAGTTTAGTTTTATAAACCCACTTCACACCGATTGTTTTGTGACCCTTAGGCAGATCAACTAGCTCCCAGGTATCGTTCTTCTCTATGGACTTGATTTCAGCGTCCATTGCTTGCTGCCACTTTGTGTGCTTGACTGCTTCTTTAAATGTAAGTGGTTCAGAATCTGCAAAGAGAGCATAATGGGCaataacatcatcatctgaaagATCATCGCCGCTTTCATAATCAACCATCCAAGCAGGTCGCTTCCTTAGTCACTGATTCGGAAGAGAATGGTCAGATGTAGAAGAACCTGACACTTGATTATCAGCTGATGGAACCTCTGACTCATCAAGTATAATTTGATGTTGTTGCTGTGTTTTCTCAGAATTCTGCTGTGTTTTCTCAGACCAGTTCCATACATTCTCTTCATCAAAAATGACATCTCTACTGGTAATAACTTGATTTGTTGCAGGATTGAACAGTTTGTAAGATTTACTTGGTTCGCTGACACCAAGAAAGACACACTTCACACTCTTATCATCAAGTTTCTTCCTTTTTGCATCAGGTATGTGTGCATATGCTATGCACCCAAATACCTTAAAGTGATCTACAGCAGGTTTAAGTCCACTCCACGCTTCTTCAGGTGTCTTGTGTTTAACAGAGAATGTCGGACATCGATTTAGAACATGAATTGCCCACATAACTGCTTCAGGCCAGAAACGCTTAGGAACTCCTCCTTTGACCAGCAAGCTTCTAACCATATTGAGAATCGTACGATTTTTTCGTTCAGATACCCCGTTCTGTTGCGGTGTATATGAAGCTGTGAGTTGTCTTTTGATGCCTGCTTCTTTACAAAACACGTCAAACTCCTGAGAGCAGTACTCTCCCCCACGATCTGTTCGGAGTGTTTTGATCGGTCtgcctttttctttttcaacaAGAGCTTTAAAGCATTTAAATGCAACAAATACTTCAGATTTTTCCTGCAAGAAATACACCCAGGTGTTCCTACTAAAGTCATCTATAAATGAAACAAAATACCTTTTGTTTCCATTTGATGTTGGATTGAGTGGCCCACATATATCTGAATGCACCAGATCCAAACAAGCTTTTGCTCTCAGTGCCTTTCCTTTTGGAAATTGTTCACGATGTTGCTTGCCAAGTACACACTCTTCACATACTTTTGATGGAACTGTGATCATAGGTAGTCCAGTCACCATTTGCTTCTGATGAAGTGTTTGTAAGCCGTTGAAATTCAAGTGGCCATATCGAAAGTGCCACATCCATGAATCAACTTCCTTAGCAATCAAACAAGTGTGAACATTTGTAATATTCAGCGGAAACATTCTGTTCGATGTCATTTGAACGACAGCAATGGAACCCCTTACCGGATCATATATCTCACAAGTACCTTTCTGCAAAGTTATGATATAACCTTTTTCTTGCAATTGACCAGCACTTAGCAAATTAGTTTTGAGCGAAgggatataaaatacatttgaaattgtttcaacaaaGTCATTCTTGGTTTTAATCTGAATATTTCCCTTTCCCATAACATCAACTTTTGAATGATCACCAAAACTAACAGTGGTACGAAAACTTTCATTCAAGTATGAAAAAGAAGACTTACTACCAGTCATGTGATTGCTAGCGCCTGTATCGACATACCAAACTTCTGAATCAGTCTCCTCAGCAGCATGAAATGCCATCAGAAGTGTCTCTTCTTCCTTGCTTTCAGCAAACTTCAATTGCTCTTCTTTCTCCTTGTTGTATGGCATCTTTGTGTAGCATTCATTACGATAATGGCCATATTTCCCACATCTGTAGCACTCAATGTTAGATTTATCATATGTTTCTTTTCCACGGTTATGAGGGTAAACATCATCTCTCTGGAAATTGTTGTGTTGTCTGCCTCCATCTTGAGTTGCACGACCACCTCTTCCTCTCCATTGACCTCTTCCACGACCTTGTCCTCTTGATCTCGAGGATTCAACAAGTGACAAGGCTTTTAAAGCTTGTTCCTCCGTACTACCATGTTCTGTGTTGCCACGATTTAGTTTTTGTTCATGCACCACCAAAGAGCTTTCTAGCTCATCAATTGACATCTCCTCAGTATTCTTTGACTCCTCGATCGAACAAACAATGTAGTTGAATTTTGGATCCAAAGATCGTAAAATCTTCTCTACAATGGCACCGTCTCCAAGCTTATCACCATAAGTCCGCATATTATTTGCAATAGCCATGGTCCGCGCAAAGTAGTCATGAACGGACTCTCCATTTTTCATTTCAAGATTCTCGTAGCTTTTCCGTAGGGCCTGAAGCTGTGCACGCTTCACTCTTGCTGACCCTTGATATTTCTTTTTTAAAGAATCCCATATGTCCTTTGAAGTGTCCTTCTGCAGAATGGTCTCCAAAATTGTACGATCAATTGCCTGAAAGAGATAATTTTTCACCTTCATATCCTTTAATTTCTGTTCATCAAgcttttgttgttgttgagccgTCAAAGTAGTACCTTTTTCAGGAATAATATATCCCGTCTCCACAAGATCCCAGTATTCTTTAGATCTTAAAAAATTCTCCATCAACATGCTCCAATGGTCATAATGACCATCAAACCGAGGAATGGCAGGCTGCACAAAATTACCTTCTGTTGTCATCTCTCCTGTTGTTGCAAATCACCAAAGCTGCTACTGTtgtgctctgataccatgttaagtgaccaattctcctaaaacctcaaggtgttaggaggagggcttaccaggatcatattctaacatgTGCAGCTTCGAACTGAGGCTCGGAAAGACTGATACTCTGCTACATTTGCTTCGGAGGAGATATCAGATTTGGGCAGGCTTGGCTCGTATGGGCTTGGAGGCTATACACTTGTTTAGGAATAAGctgatttatttgttaaataaggAGGCTTGACATGTACCTGTCATAAAActtcatttttctttaaaaaaatgatttgttaaggttATAATTAGAtagttaaattataattaaacttAGTATATGAAttctaacatccaaactcatccaaattgttaatatgaaatattatgaaatcCATAACAGAATCAAGAATAGAATCCAAAATAGAATCATATAGATATATCTTTTGCAATGATTATttcacatagaatcatgttatttttaatctatttttattgttaaacatggtggatactatttttattcataataaaacattaatcaacttaaaatttgaatttaattcaagtttttgatgaGTATCTacatttgattctaaagtgttctgtgttgtcttttttttaagagtgttttttttaaagcaatgacctatatatatatatatatatatatatatatataaaagtagaCAGAAGCAGAAGTAGACTCACAATAACTAAATGTAATCATAACAGACTACTTTAACAATAGTCAATCATTTTAAAGTCGGCCATTTTAGCGAACAATGCTCgaacttttttttcttgaaGGAGCCAACAATGCTCCCCACCTAATAGGCTACTACCTATACCGATTTCTGGATATCACTTGAGAGCTTGTATGACAGAGTTAGCTGCGAAGAGATGAAACAGCAAGCATGTTGaaaatttaacattattttgCAGCGAAAGATACAGTTATCATGTTCTTTAACGTTACATAACCAGACTTTCAAATTTCAACATAGTACCCTCCTTTACTGTgggcaaaacaaaaaaaatgaatgaattaAAAACGCAAGGCTAGGTCAGATAGTTCAGAAACCATCGCCACATATGTCTCTGTTAGTCCGGAGATATACCAGGATAGTCCTGATGTATACATGTGTACTCTTTGGAAATATGACCGATCGCCTACTCGGTTATTACCTTGATTTGTGTATGTTGTACAGAAAAAAGAAATGCAATAACGATGACTTGAGAGATGATCCAGGTTCCAACAGTTGAATTATGAAGTAAAAGTACAGACAGATATCAGATTATACAGATTAACACCAACTGCATgaatttgatatttcacatcTTCACCGTCATCTCTTCAAATAAATTCTATTACTGAAAAACATTAAACATACATGGTTAAATCAGGTAGATGGGATTTACAAACGATTACAGGTAAATTCTAATATAAGTGTAgtctaatatatatgtgtagtcCTACTAATCCCTTGAACTGAATTTGAGAGATCTAAGTTTTACAAGAAATGCAAACTAAGACTGATCAAATCAGGCTTCTGCAAACATGAAGGTGTCATCGCCCAGTAATGCTTCAAGATCAAGAAGATCATCGTCAAAATAGTCTGCTGTTACTGCTGCTTCATCTGAGTTGTTCATTGCCATATCATCTGTTGCCTGCAGCATGATTGAAATCAAGAAATATTACATACTGGTACACCATTTTATGGAAGTTAATAAAATAGAGTATGATTTTATGAGCAAGCCCCATTAAACCTTGTCCACTAAAATGTCTTGCTTTAAATTTGGAAGAACAAGTTTTGACATGGTCAAGATAAAATATCTAgagtttaattattataaaaaaaaaaatcaactttcAGGTCTTGGTTATTGTCGGCTATACGCTTCTTTTTAAGCAATCCTAGGTAATTAAGTAAAATCTGAATCGATAGGAAATAAAAATAATCCACTTGaagaatcaaaatttatacacaGCAAAGATATCCTTTTTCATTTATCAGCATCAGGGATATTTAAGTTGTAACCATCAAATAAATAGCTTGCAATTGGGTATCAGCGCATAGTACAAGTAGTTATTGATTCTATGATTTAAACAGACATGTGATATATATGATGCATACTCAAAGTCAAAGCATAAAAGTATCTTTGCTTCCTGCATCTCAGAATGAAATTCAGCATTGTAAATTTTATGATTGAAACAGACATGTAATATATATGATGCATGCTTGAGGTTAAGACATCAAATACCTTTGTTTCCTTCATCTCAGAAACAACATTAAGCAACCTACGATACTGATCTCTTGCCTCAGGATACTGAACCATTGACTTTACCCTAGCAAGGGCCTTTTGCAACCTCTCCTCTGTCTGCTTTCTGCCTTCTTTCAAGAAATCATAATCGTCTTCTTTAGAAGATGTGCCTTGCGTGCTGGGGCCCTCAAGACGTGTCTCTGTCTTGAAACTACTCAAACCTCTTCCTTTCCTTTTCCAGCGTAAAATCACCTTGTCCAGGATTCCCACAGACCAGATGATCTTTTTATAGTTCTTCCTCACTTGGTGTCCTCTTACATGAgcctttgaaattaaaattatgtttaaatacAAAACTAGATGGTTGCAGATAAGGACAATTGTGCGTCAAGTGTGTGTGACCgtgttaaatataattttttttaaaaactgtgTTAAATACTACTTATTGAGGAAGGATTGCATTAAACCTGAATTTTGACTACTCTTTGCCGAAATATCAAGAAATCCTTTCTGCCTTTGTAACTACGGAACTTATTCTGTATTCTGGTTGCAGCGGCATGGACCGGCTCATCATGCTGACCCGCTCTGCTTGACTTGACAGCAAGAAGAGAAAGAGCATGCTCGTCTGACATTCCGAACTGACTATCATCATATTCTTTTAGCTGCTTCTTCTGGAATGACTGTATCCTGTAAACTTGATGAATGCGAGCAGCGGCTTGAGTAGCATGACAGACAGCAGCTAGCGAATCCTTCAAGGAAAGTCCCTGTTGAAAGTCCCCATCACTGATTGGGGTTGGGGTCCTCTCTGCAACTGCCTGCACATCATTTAGACTCGGAACACCTCCAGCATCACAGTTATTTGCATCCTTTAAGTTGAGTGATGAAAGATGGGAACTTAATGCACATTCGGCAATATATCCTGCAATTCCCTTGTGCCCATTGGCAGAAGCAAGTTCTGCTGGATCTCTGCCTCTCGGATATTTAGGTGAAGGATCCGTTAATGCTCCAGGAGCTGCCCCTTGAGAGATGAGGAAAGGCACTGTATGCTCCCTGGGTTAAcagaaaataagaaataaaatattaccAGAAATGCAATAACAAAATGGTGCACTAGCAAACACATTATGTCCACAAGTTTTGAATGGCAGAGATTTCTACCAAGAGAAGACTACATACTAGAATACAATTTACAAGCATTCAATATCTTTACCTGCCAAAATATGCTGCCCAGTGGAGTGCAGTCCAGCCATTCACATCTCGGAAATTGATATTGACACCTGCAGCTACGGTGGGAGTTATAGCCCAATCATAACCAAGAGCAGCTGCAAAGTGTAGCACCCCTTGGCCACCCTCATCCACTACACTTGGGCCTTTTCCTCCTTCGGCTACTTTTTCGCGGAGCCATGCATGCAACTTCTCCTTGAGTAATTTCTCTGGAAATTGGTTGGCTAATGTTTCAGAGGAGAATTCGTCTGTACTtgtaagcataaatatttgttgcCACTCATTCTCATCCTTTATTAATGAGTTAAGGTTACTGCTGAAGTTCAAATTATCATCCATGATACCCGGAACTGAATTATGGTAAGCACATCTTATGGATAGCAGATTTGTAAATCGCATATGAAGAAGAGCCTCACTTGAACTATCACTACTTAAATCAGCGGCATCCACATCTCTGAGATTATAAACCTTAAATTCAAATTCGCGTATTTCACTGCAAGCCAGCCTATTGGCACATGTTACATAGAAAGGAACTCTTCCAGAATCGTGATGGGGTGTATGGCAATGAAGAACGCCATCTGCTACAACCTCTGCTGGAACTTCAGCTTCCCCGAACATGCACGCCCACTTACAGTTCACAACGTCTTGATGACTCTTTAAGAACCTTCCAGTTATTACCACCTAGTTATCATATAAGCCAAAAAAATACAAGATGTATTAGTGCATCAACAATCTTCTTATTTTAGTGCATGTAAATTACAAATTTCATATAGTTCTCCTGAAATACAAACATACAACCGCATAATTTCAAATGATGGATTCGGTCCAAATGATAAGTTTGGACTATCAAAATACTTTGGGCTGGATTTGGTTCAATTCCATGACAGTCATGTCAAATCCATCATTACAAATGAATTCTATatccccaaaaaaaaaatttgaagtaaattTGTAGCAGGGGATTCAAACGTTAGCATTCAATGTACCTTAACTTCAGTCCCAGAATAAGCACAGTTTGGTGAGAAGTCAATAATGCTAAATAGCTGGTCTTGGGAAAGAGAGGGGCTCATTGTGTAGGTTTCGAACTCCAGTTGAGAGGAAATGTTAGAATCGACAACTGCGACTTCACTTCCAACTGCCTCCCAGTAAGCCCCAGAGCTAGATTGAATTTGTGCCTCATTAACATCTCCGAGTTCCTTGCTCATCCATCGACCAAAGCTATCAAGATTTTTAAGGCCATCCAATGGCTGCTTCAAGGCTAAATGATTGGCTTTCGCATCTACTGTCGCACTGTTCTCCACCTCTGTTTTCATGAAGCTTCCAACTTCTGCAGCTGCAAACTGTCCATTCTGCTCACCATGTTGTGACTCCGTGTAATTAAACAAGTCAAAAGAGTCAATGTTCCCTTCATAAAGCATAGCATTCTGATTGTAATTTGGGTACTGTTGCAAATTCTGTTCCATGGACCACTTCGGCAGGTGCAAAGATTCACCTTCAAAAGACTATTTGCAAGTTGGATTAAAACATGCAGTTATCTCTGGcagattttaagaaaaaaaaactccTAATTTACATGCATATCCCAATTTGATTGTTGATGTAAAATACACTTATGATTTCCATAGACTAAATACAGTTTTGAATAAGAATTTAAACTTTTACAAAATGTCATGGGACTATTCATAATTAGATATCTTATTTACGCATGTTACAGCTACTTATATCGATTGCCCTTAAAGAAATTGTAAATTATCATTCTTGGAAAAATATAAAACAGAACATAACATTGCTTTTTACAGAGATTACCCAAGACAAATTTCTCAAAGATTAGAGCGTCACCTTGCTGTTCTTGACATGAAACTTAAGCTAGTCAGCATGTGATGAAtaatcaaaaatgaaactttaatttcaagaatttttataaaagcTAAAAGTTGGATACACATTCAACGATTATGTTTCCTAACAAGAAATttagattttcaatttttattgagAAAATAAATGATCCATATCAGAAGGCAATCACATCTCACAAGTAGCTAATTATATCTTCATGGGTATATTTTTAGGATGAATAAAGGAGGCCAATCCCCAAGCCACCCGCCCCCCAGGAGAGGGAAAGTCTGGGTAGACAGATCAGTTTTGGTACTAGAGGCaaatatgaagaaaaaaaaaaaaaaaaaaatcctgccAAAAGAAAACATAAAGTAGATACTATTTAACATTACATGACGAATGTACTTTAAGTGTTTTCAAGTAATTCCATACCTGCCACCCTCCTTGGCCACGTAAATGATTTCCAAACTCCTCAATTTTGCC of Daucus carota subsp. sativus chromosome 3, DH1 v3.0, whole genome shotgun sequence contains these proteins:
- the LOC108214272 gene encoding calmodulin-binding transcription activator 3 isoform X2 — encoded protein: MKVKKLERRELSNIVLVHYREVKGNRTHYNRTRGTEGVIPNSLEEEILPDTEVDSSLSSKFQQYGYNVPSQTTDTTSLNSTQTSEYADAESAYSYRSGSGLQSFHKLQQSDAEKMDDALSVPYYSALSNDYQGSIQATSHIQPIHPSRESALNIVTGWGNENSAQDCGDAFGKIEEFGNHLRGQGGWQSFEGESLHLPKWSMEQNLQQYPNYNQNAMLYEGNIDSFDLFNYTESQHGEQNGQFAAAEVGSFMKTEVENSATVDAKANHLALKQPLDGLKNLDSFGRWMSKELGDVNEAQIQSSSGAYWEAVGSEVAVVDSNISSQLEFETYTMSPSLSQDQLFSIIDFSPNCAYSGTEVKVVITGRFLKSHQDVVNCKWACMFGEAEVPAEVVADGVLHCHTPHHDSGRVPFYVTCANRLACSEIREFEFKVYNLRDVDAADLSSDSSSEALLHMRFTNLLSIRCAYHNSVPGIMDDNLNFSSNLNSLIKDENEWQQIFMLTSTDEFSSETLANQFPEKLLKEKLHAWLREKVAEGGKGPSVVDEGGQGVLHFAAALGYDWAITPTVAAGVNINFRDVNGWTALHWAAYFGREHTVPFLISQGAAPGALTDPSPKYPRGRDPAELASANGHKGIAGYIAECALSSHLSSLNLKDANNCDAGGVPSLNDVQAVAERTPTPISDGDFQQGLSLKDSLAAVCHATQAAARIHQVYRIQSFQKKQLKEYDDSQFGMSDEHALSLLAVKSSRAGQHDEPVHAAATRIQNKFRSYKGRKDFLIFRQRVVKIQAHVRGHQVRKNYKKIIWSVGILDKVILRWKRKGRGLSSFKTETRLEGPSTQGTSSKEDDYDFLKEGRKQTEERLQKALARVKSMVQYPEARDQYRRLLNVVSEMKETKATDDMAMNNSDEAAVTADYFDDDLLDLEALLGDDTFMFAEA
- the LOC108214272 gene encoding calmodulin-binding transcription activator 3 isoform X1, with the translated sequence MAETRRFGLAPQLDIEQILLEAQNRWLRPAEICEILRNYNKFRISPEPAHRPPNGSLFLFDRKVLRYFRKDGHNWRKKRDGKTIKEAHERLKAGSVDVLHCYYAHGENNENFQRRSYWLLEEELSNIVLVHYREVKGNRTHYNRTRGTEGVIPNSLEEEILPDTEVDSSLSSKFQQYGYNVPSQTTDTTSLNSTQTSEYADAESAYSYRSGSGLQSFHKLQQSDAEKMDDALSVPYYSALSNDYQGSIQATSHIQPIHPSRESALNIVTGWGNENSAQDCGDAFGKIEEFGNHLRGQGGWQSFEGESLHLPKWSMEQNLQQYPNYNQNAMLYEGNIDSFDLFNYTESQHGEQNGQFAAAEVGSFMKTEVENSATVDAKANHLALKQPLDGLKNLDSFGRWMSKELGDVNEAQIQSSSGAYWEAVGSEVAVVDSNISSQLEFETYTMSPSLSQDQLFSIIDFSPNCAYSGTEVKVVITGRFLKSHQDVVNCKWACMFGEAEVPAEVVADGVLHCHTPHHDSGRVPFYVTCANRLACSEIREFEFKVYNLRDVDAADLSSDSSSEALLHMRFTNLLSIRCAYHNSVPGIMDDNLNFSSNLNSLIKDENEWQQIFMLTSTDEFSSETLANQFPEKLLKEKLHAWLREKVAEGGKGPSVVDEGGQGVLHFAAALGYDWAITPTVAAGVNINFRDVNGWTALHWAAYFGREHTVPFLISQGAAPGALTDPSPKYPRGRDPAELASANGHKGIAGYIAECALSSHLSSLNLKDANNCDAGGVPSLNDVQAVAERTPTPISDGDFQQGLSLKDSLAAVCHATQAAARIHQVYRIQSFQKKQLKEYDDSQFGMSDEHALSLLAVKSSRAGQHDEPVHAAATRIQNKFRSYKGRKDFLIFRQRVVKIQAHVRGHQVRKNYKKIIWSVGILDKVILRWKRKGRGLSSFKTETRLEGPSTQGTSSKEDDYDFLKEGRKQTEERLQKALARVKSMVQYPEARDQYRRLLNVVSEMKETKATDDMAMNNSDEAAVTADYFDDDLLDLEALLGDDTFMFAEA